One region of Chloroflexota bacterium genomic DNA includes:
- a CDS encoding cyclic nucleotide-binding domain-containing protein, producing the protein MTDTILEILQEMDFTRDLEPDQQKKLASMAFQVSFPEETLIFREADEGELLYMIREGQVAIEIHVPGQGRSTILTLGPSQVLGWSSLIPTTRKTATARTVSPVQALAIDAKELRDTMQADHDLGFALLQQLVEVITGRLTATRLQLLDIFAHEAPDT; encoded by the coding sequence ATGACCGATACCATCCTGGAGATACTCCAAGAGATGGATTTCACGCGTGACCTGGAGCCAGACCAGCAAAAAAAGCTGGCGTCTATGGCGTTCCAAGTCAGTTTCCCGGAAGAAACATTGATCTTTCGTGAGGCCGATGAAGGAGAACTGCTGTACATGATCCGCGAAGGTCAGGTCGCAATAGAGATCCATGTACCGGGCCAGGGTCGTTCTACTATCCTGACCCTTGGCCCCAGTCAAGTTCTGGGATGGTCGTCCCTGATACCTACTACCCGCAAAACAGCCACTGCCAGGACGGTTTCGCCTGTCCAGGCCCTGGCCATCGACGCCAAAGAACTGCGGGACACCATGCAGGCTGACCATGATCTCGGATTCGCGCTGCTCCAGCAACTGGTGGAAGTAATCACTGGGCGCCTGACCGCAACACGGCTTCAGCTGCTCGATATCTTTGCACACGAAGCACCTGA